DNA from Mycolicibacterium alvei:
CGGAATCCAGGCGGTGGACAAGGGGCAGATGGAGGCAGCGCGCAGCCTCGGTATCGGGTATCTGCCGACGATGCGAAAAGTCATTCTGCCGCAGGCGATCCGAACGATGGTCCCGTCCTATATCAACCAGTTCGTCATCACCCTCAAGGACACCTCGATCCTCTCGGTGATCGGCATCGCAGAACTGACCCAGACCGGGCGGATCATCATCGCCCGGAACTTCCAGTCCTTCTACATGTGGCTGATCATCGGCATCATCTACTTCGTCGTCATCATGGCGCTCACCAAATTCTCCGATCGGCTCGAGAAGAGGATCACCAAATGACCCAGCTGGTACCGGAAGCCGCGGCCGCCGAGCCCGAGGGCACCGTCAAGATCCGCATCGAAGGGCTGAAGAAATCATTCGGCGATCTGGTGGTGCTCGACGGTATCGACACCACGGTCAGCAAGGGTGAAGTGGTCTGTGTCATCGGGCCGTCGGGGTCGGGCAAGTCCACCTTCCTGCGATGCCTCAACAAGCTCGAGGACATCACCGCGGGCAAGGTCACCGTCGACGGATTCGACCTCACCGACCGGAAAGTGGACCTGGACAAGGTCCGTCAGCACATCGGCATGGTGTTCCAGCACTTCAACCTGTTCCCGCACATGACCGTGATCGACAACGTCACGCTGGCGCCGCTGCTGACCAAGAAGATGGACAAGGCTGCGGCCGAGAAGCGGGCCATGGAACTGCTGACCCAGGTGGGCCTGGCCGAGAAGGCCGCGGTGAAACCGGCCACGCTCTCGGGTGGGCAGAAGCAGCGGGTCGCGATCGCCCGGGCATTGGCGATGAATCCGTCCATCATGTTGTTCGACGAGGCCACCAGCGCCCTGGATCCGGAGATGGTCGGCGATGTACTGCAGGTGCTGCGCGATCTGGCCGAGGGCGGCATGACGATGGTGGTCGTCACCCACGAGATGGGTTTTGCCCGCGAGGTGGCCTCCCGGGTGATCTTCATGGCCGACGGCAACATCGTCGAGGATGACACCCCCTCCGAGGTGTTCGACAGCCCCAAACATCCTCGGTTGCAGGAGTTCTTGTCGAAGGTGCTGTAGCTCAGCGCACGAAGAGCCCGATCAACCCTGCTCGACCACGTTGGACTGACCCGACTTGGACACATCGGGTTCGCCCGTGTGGAACGTGACGCGGTTGTCGAATCCGGACACCCCGATGGTGTCGACAGATTCGACGGTGACGACGTTCTCGACGCCGGAGACGGTGAGCGCGGTGCAGTGACCGGTGATCTCCAATTCGTTCTCGACGCCGCTGACGATCACGATGTTGTCCCGGCACTCGAGGGTCCGGTGCCCGTTGATGCCCGAGACGGTTACCGTCTCTCCCGTCGGAACCTGCGTCGGTGCAACGGCTCCGGGCCGGGGCATCGGGCTGACGACAGTCCGCCGCATCGTCGTGGACTGGCTGTCGGTGAACCGGTCGGTGCTTGCGGAATCGTCGCTGCTGAATATCACGAAGCTCGCGATACTGCCGACTACCGCCATCGCCGTCGCCATGCCGACCATGAAGAACACCGGCAGGTTGCCCGTTTTGCGCTGTGGTGCCGGCGGCGCCGGATACGGTTCGTAGCCCGGCCACGGCGCGGGCGGACCAGGGGGCGGCGGCGGGAATGTGTTGCCCTGGGTCCAGGGCTGGGTTGGAGGCGGGACGGCTGAATGCCCGGTGCCGAGCTCGGATGAGCGGGCCGCGTCGGCGAGTGGGCGTTCCAACTCGCGGATGCGGGCCTCAGGGTCGTCCTTCGGATCCATGCGCAGATGCTCGCACATTCAGCAGCTGATGCGGGCGGGAAGTGTCGGTGCCGATCCCCGGTGTCGTTTGCTGGAAGTGGACTTCGCGAACCCGCTGAGACGGCAAGGTCCAGGTGTGGCGACTGCGGGCAAAGTGATTGGCCCATAACCTGTCTGACGGTCGTACGGCATTCCCCGGGGTGTCGTGCCCCCCGCGTAGACTTGCCGGTACGGAACGTTAGCTGCGCATGGAAAAGGAACCTGAGTGCCTCAGACAGGACGATGGACCGGTGACCCGGTCTGGCTGGCCGACATTCTTCGTGCGGAAGGTATCGACCTCGTCGAGTACCCCGGGTGGCGGACACGGGGCCATGGCGACTTCAAGGACATCCGCGGGGTCATGGTGCATCACACCGGGTCGGACGGGGCCACTGCCGCATCGATCGCGAACGGCCGTCCGGACCTCCCCGGCCCCTTGTCGCAACTGCACATCGCGCGCGACGGCACGGTGACGATCGTGGCACTCGGGGTGGCCTGGCATGCGGGTGCGGGCATGTATCCGTGGTTGCCGACGAACATGGGCAACTGGCACCTGATCGGTATCGAGTGTGCCAACAGCGGTACCAGTCCGACGGCTCCGCACCGTAAGAACTGGCCTGACGCACAGTATTTCGCGCTGGTGCGAAGCTGCGCGGCGATCAACCGCAGATTGGCGCAGACTTCGGCACGCACCATCGGCCACAAGGAGTACGCAGGCCGGGCGCAGGGGAAATGGGATCCGGGGGCCATCGACATGGACGTCCTGCGCGCCGACATCGAGGAGCGGATCGGGCACATCGCGACGCCGGCACCGACGCCCAGGCCGACGGCTCCGGTGGGGCAGTATGCCGACGTCCTGCTGTTCCGGCCGATGGAGGGCCCAGACGTCGCGGCACTCCAGCGTCGACTCAGGAGCGACTACGCGCAGTATGCGGGGGATCTCAAGGTCGACGGCGTCTTCGGTCCGCACACCGAGGCGGCCGTCAAGGAGTTTCAGCGTCGCACCCCCGGCCTCAGGGTCGACGGCATTGTCGGCCCTGCCACCGCCGCCGCGCTGCGACTCTGAGGTTCCGCTGGGCAAATTCGGGCGCTCGGTATTGCGGGTGGAGGTGTTGCCTTAGGCTAACCAAACTTCTATGGTTAACCGTAGATTTGTCCTCCAAATTAAGGAACCGCTGATGAAGCGCCTGTTTCCGCTCGTCGCCGGCGCCGTAGCCGCAACACTCGCAGTGTCCCTGGCACCGTCGGCTGCCGCCGAGGACTTCGCCATCACCGCTCCCGTCCCCACGTTGGAGGAGCTGAATGCGCAGATCCAGCTACTCGTGGCGAGCCCGGCGCCGGATTACGTCAAGGCCGCGCAACTGGAAGGCGGACCCCGGGCGGTCATCGTGCCGAAGATGGTCTACCGGCTCGGCGTCTTCCGTGCGCCGAAAGGCTCGGCTGTGGTGACCGGGCCGGAAACCCACGACGGAACCAGTCACACTGCGGTGATCAACGGCAGCCGTCAAGGGCAACCGACGCTGCAGATACCCGCCGAGTGGCGCTACATCGACGGACAGTGGAAGCTCGCGAGCAAGTCGATGTGTAGCGGCATCTCCACCCTGGGCCTACCCATTCCGTGTAATTTCCAGTGACCGGGCGATGATCGAAGTCTGCGGACTGGGGAAGGCCTTCGGCGGTACCCCGGCCCTGTGCGATGTCACCGCATCGTTCCCGCCCGCCACCGTCACCGGCCTACTCGGTCTCAACGGCGCCGGAAAGACCACGTTGCTCCGGTTGATCGCCGGCCTCGAGCGACCCGACTGCGGCACGGTCACGGTGTGCGGCAAGGCTATTGACGGGCACACCGAACCCATGCGGGCGCTCGGGGTGCACGGCGACCCGTCCACCATGGACCCGCGGCACAGCCCACTGCGCCACCTGTCCTGGTTGGCGGCATTGGGCGGTATCCCCGAGGGGCGCATCGAGGTGGTGTTGGTCCAGGTGGGGCTGGCCGGCCATCGGCACCGTCGCATTGCCGGACTGTCGATGGGCGCTCGGCAGCGGCTGGCCATCGCGGGTGCACTGTTGGCCGGGCCGCAGGTGCTGATCTTCGACGAGCCGGTCAACGGCCTTGACGTCCCGGGGATCGTCTGGCTGCGGGAGCTGTTGCGGCAGTTGGCTACCGACGGGTGCACGGTCGTGGTGGCGAGTCACGTGCTCGGTGAGGTGGCATTGACCGCTGACCGACTGCTGGTGTTGGACCGGGGTCGCGTCGCCGCCGCGGGCCGCCTCGATGAGATCGTTCCCTCCGGCGCCGATCCTCGTCTGCATCTGGAGACCATGTTGCTCGGAATGGCCGCGGTATGACCGCGCACGTGTTGCGCAGCATGCGTGCCGAAATGACCCGCACCGGCGGTCGCGGTCCGTTGTGGAGTGTTCTGGTCCCGGCTGCGGTGATCCTGCCGGCCGTGATCACATTCCTGATTGCCTACGTGGCAGAACGATTCGCCCGAATCCCGGGCCAGAGTCATGTCCAGCAGGTATCGACGACCAACGCCGCGTACTGGGTGATCACGGTGACCGTGGTGCTGTCGGCACTGGCGGCGGCTCACGGACAGGCGCACGAATTCAGGTCCGGCGCAAACCAATACGTACGATTCGCGGTGCCGCGCACCGGGGCGACCACCGTCGGCAAATGGTTGTTCTACGGCACGTTGGGGGCCGCACTGTCGGCGGCCACGGTGGTGCTGGTGCTCGTCGCGCTACCGCAGATTTCAGAGTCGGTCTACGGGCAGGTGTCGCTGACCGACCCGCACGGCCTGCGGTTGCTGTGGACCGTGCCGCTCTACGCATTCTTCGCAGCTGGCCTCGGGCTCGGCGTGGGTGCATTGATTCGTACGCCTGCCGCCGCCGTCGGCGCAATTCTGCTGTGGGTGTATGTGATCGAGACCGCCGTCGGATACCTGCCCGGCGGATATTCGATACAGCGGTTCATGCCGTTCCTCAACGGTGTCTACGCCACCGGCCAAGACATCGTGCTGACCCCGCCGTGGGGCCCAAACGTCGCGCTGGCGTACACGTGCGCCTTGTTTTCCGTTGTCCCGCTGTGCAGTACGTGGTGCACAGCACTCAGAGGAGGAATCCCGAAATGACTCGCAAGAATGACCTGCCGCTGGCACAGCGGTCCGACGCCGACTTGCCGGGGCACTGGCTGCTGGCCCGGTTGGGCAAGCGGGTGCTGCGGCCCGGCGGGCTGGAACTGACCACCCGGATGCTGGGCTCGGCCCGGATTGCCGACTCCGACGTTGTCGAACTCGGCCCCGGGCTGGGCCGCACCGCCACCGACATCGCCGCGCAGCGACCACGGTCATACGTCGGGGTCGACGCCAGCTCGGTGGCCTCAGCGCCGCTGCAGAAGGTGGTGGCCGCCACCGGCGGTCGGCTCATCGATTCCGATGCCGCAGAAACCGGGCTGGGGGCCGCCTCCGCCGACGTCGTGGTCGGCGAGGCCATGCTGACCATGCAAGGCGAGAACGCCAAGAAGGCCATCGTCGACGAAGCCTTCCGGGTACTGCGTCCCGGCGGGCGCTACGCCATCCACGAACTCGGGCTCATGCCCGACGAGTTGGCCGACGACGTCAAAGACGACATCCGCCGAGAGATGGCGCGGGCCATCAAGGTCAACGCCCGGCCGCTGACCGTCAAAGAGTGGTCGGACCTGTTGACCAGCGCCGGATTTGAGATCAAGAGCGTCGACCTTGCCCCGATGGCGCTGCTGCAACCACGCCGCGTGATCGCCGACGAAGGCGTGTTCGGTGCACTGCGGATCGTCGGCAACGTCCTCACCCACCCGGCCGCGCGCAAACGGGTGCTCAGCATGCGGGGAACTTTCAATCGCTACCGCGAGCAGTTGACGGCGGTGGCGATCGTCGCTGTGGTGCCCGGTTCCGACTGAGCACCGAATCGAAATGGCATCTGTGCCAGGGGCAGATGGGTGGCCCGCCGGCGTGCATGATGTGGGCATGCCCAGGCATGGTGATCGCGTCGAATCGGACCGGGCGGTCGGCCTGCAGCGGCAGCGGGTAGTTGACCTGCTGCGTGCCGCGGACACCCCGGTCGATGCGCGACAGATCGCCGAGACGCTGCGGATCCATGTCACCACTGCGCGGTTTCACCTGGGCGCGCTGGAGGCGCGGGGCGTCATCCGCCGGGGCGGCGTGGCGTCCGGTGCCGGGCGCGTTGGCCGGCCACGGCTGACCTATGAGATCGCCCCGCGCCTGGACTACGCCGACATCGTCGCGTTGTTCGCGGCACATCTGGGCGGCACCGCCGAGGAACGGGAAGCGCGCGCCCTGCGGATCGGTGCCGATCTGGCGCGTCGGGTGCGGGTGGCGCGTCGGCGCGGTGAGACCTCGATCGCCGATCTGGTGGTGGCCACCCTCGGCGAACTGGGATTCGAGGTCCGTTCGGTGCTCACGTCGTTCGGCGAGGTGTCCGTGGAGATCTGCACGTGCCCGCTGGCCGAGGTCGCGGTCGATTCCCCCGAGGTGGTGCGCGGCATCCAGCAGGGCTTGATCCAGGAGGTCATCGACCTGAATGCCGAGGTCATCGGCGGTCGATACCAGGCTGCGGTACACCCTGACGCCCGTCACGGATCGTGCGAGGTGAACCTCGTGGTCCGGCCGATGACGGACCAGTTGCCCGGGTAGCGAACAACCGACCCGGCATGGCACATCTTTCACAGCAGTCACACGTGGCGGCGCTCGCTGCCGGTCGCGGAGTCTTGACGCCCACGAAAGTTTGCTGACGTGTCGTTGTGTGATTTACCGCTCACTTTTGCCGACGAAGGTAAGAATTGCTATTGACGGTCGCGCCGCCCGAGAAATGCGTCATATCCGATGGCTCCAAAGAAGTGCCTGGTAACGGGCATTTAATCAGGCGCAACCAAAAGGTAACGGCTCGATAACGAAGATTTTCCTAAGCGCATTCTGAGGGAGAATTGATGGCGGCCACTTATTCGCTGTGAAGTCGTCCGGGAGCTGTCGGTTCCGTCGCTAGACTCAAGGCAACCGCGCCATCCCGGCGCAGATCGACCTGAAATCTAGAGCCGGCGAAAGCTCCGTCGGCGGAGGTGCCGATAACGATGGCAAAGAACTTCCTGCGCGCGCTGACTGCGCTGCGCTCTGGCCGCAATGACCGAGCCATCGATGACATGTCTGCCCGAGGCGTCGTGTTCGACGGTGCGCTGGACGGCATCGACGTGGCCGGTCTGGCCGAGGTCGGCCGCGGACCCATCGGCGACATCGCCGTGGATCCCGACCGTGACACCGTGGTGGTCACCAATGCCGGAACCCAGAGCCTGACGGTTCTCAATCCCCACACCACGGGAGTGGTGGGCTCGGTTCGACTGG
Protein-coding regions in this window:
- a CDS encoding amino acid ABC transporter ATP-binding protein; translation: MTQLVPEAAAAEPEGTVKIRIEGLKKSFGDLVVLDGIDTTVSKGEVVCVIGPSGSGKSTFLRCLNKLEDITAGKVTVDGFDLTDRKVDLDKVRQHIGMVFQHFNLFPHMTVIDNVTLAPLLTKKMDKAAAEKRAMELLTQVGLAEKAAVKPATLSGGQKQRVAIARALAMNPSIMLFDEATSALDPEMVGDVLQVLRDLAEGGMTMVVVTHEMGFAREVASRVIFMADGNIVEDDTPSEVFDSPKHPRLQEFLSKVL
- a CDS encoding DUF3060 domain-containing protein, yielding MDPKDDPEARIRELERPLADAARSSELGTGHSAVPPPTQPWTQGNTFPPPPPGPPAPWPGYEPYPAPPAPQRKTGNLPVFFMVGMATAMAVVGSIASFVIFSSDDSASTDRFTDSQSTTMRRTVVSPMPRPGAVAPTQVPTGETVTVSGINGHRTLECRDNIVIVSGVENELEITGHCTALTVSGVENVVTVESVDTIGVSGFDNRVTFHTGEPDVSKSGQSNVVEQG
- a CDS encoding peptidoglycan recognition protein family protein is translated as MPQTGRWTGDPVWLADILRAEGIDLVEYPGWRTRGHGDFKDIRGVMVHHTGSDGATAASIANGRPDLPGPLSQLHIARDGTVTIVALGVAWHAGAGMYPWLPTNMGNWHLIGIECANSGTSPTAPHRKNWPDAQYFALVRSCAAINRRLAQTSARTIGHKEYAGRAQGKWDPGAIDMDVLRADIEERIGHIATPAPTPRPTAPVGQYADVLLFRPMEGPDVAALQRRLRSDYAQYAGDLKVDGVFGPHTEAAVKEFQRRTPGLRVDGIVGPATAAALRL
- a CDS encoding ABC transporter ATP-binding protein codes for the protein MIEVCGLGKAFGGTPALCDVTASFPPATVTGLLGLNGAGKTTLLRLIAGLERPDCGTVTVCGKAIDGHTEPMRALGVHGDPSTMDPRHSPLRHLSWLAALGGIPEGRIEVVLVQVGLAGHRHRRIAGLSMGARQRLAIAGALLAGPQVLIFDEPVNGLDVPGIVWLRELLRQLATDGCTVVVASHVLGEVALTADRLLVLDRGRVAAAGRLDEIVPSGADPRLHLETMLLGMAAV
- a CDS encoding ABC transporter permease, coding for MTAHVLRSMRAEMTRTGGRGPLWSVLVPAAVILPAVITFLIAYVAERFARIPGQSHVQQVSTTNAAYWVITVTVVLSALAAAHGQAHEFRSGANQYVRFAVPRTGATTVGKWLFYGTLGAALSAATVVLVLVALPQISESVYGQVSLTDPHGLRLLWTVPLYAFFAAGLGLGVGALIRTPAAAVGAILLWVYVIETAVGYLPGGYSIQRFMPFLNGVYATGQDIVLTPPWGPNVALAYTCALFSVVPLCSTWCTALRGGIPK
- a CDS encoding class I SAM-dependent methyltransferase; protein product: MTRKNDLPLAQRSDADLPGHWLLARLGKRVLRPGGLELTTRMLGSARIADSDVVELGPGLGRTATDIAAQRPRSYVGVDASSVASAPLQKVVAATGGRLIDSDAAETGLGAASADVVVGEAMLTMQGENAKKAIVDEAFRVLRPGGRYAIHELGLMPDELADDVKDDIRREMARAIKVNARPLTVKEWSDLLTSAGFEIKSVDLAPMALLQPRRVIADEGVFGALRIVGNVLTHPAARKRVLSMRGTFNRYREQLTAVAIVAVVPGSD
- a CDS encoding helix-turn-helix domain-containing protein translates to MPRHGDRVESDRAVGLQRQRVVDLLRAADTPVDARQIAETLRIHVTTARFHLGALEARGVIRRGGVASGAGRVGRPRLTYEIAPRLDYADIVALFAAHLGGTAEEREARALRIGADLARRVRVARRRGETSIADLVVATLGELGFEVRSVLTSFGEVSVEICTCPLAEVAVDSPEVVRGIQQGLIQEVIDLNAEVIGGRYQAAVHPDARHGSCEVNLVVRPMTDQLPG